Proteins encoded within one genomic window of Microbacterium sp. LKL04:
- a CDS encoding aminopeptidase P family protein, whose protein sequence is MTTDERDTIATETPETPAAATTNRKQPFPAGFLDSISTGWAERPGSRPSERAEAPYAAARRATLSAAFPGTRLVIPAGSFKQRSNDTDYPFRAHSAFSHLTGWGADAVPDSVLVFDPVDGGHEVTLHLRERADRTTTEFYADAAIGEFWIGPRPSLDEVSAELGIPTAHVDAFQESDRDRTVEVDDELTRFVSEMRLVKDRYEIAQMRLAVEATGRGFDDIVAELPRIIDTPRGERAIEGVFHLRARTDGNGEGYDTIAASGPHACYLHWTRNDGAVVPGDLVLIDAGVEVDSLYTADITRTLPVSGTFSAVQRRIYETVREAADAAFAAARPGVKFRTIHEAAMEVIAARTAEWGLLPVTAEEALDADRGGQHRRYMVHGTSHHLGIDVHDCAQARREMYYDGELEPGMVFTIEPGLYFQIDDLTVPEEYRGIGVRIEDDILMTEDGPVNLSADIPRTADEIEAWIARARA, encoded by the coding sequence ATGACCACCGACGAGCGCGACACCATCGCAACGGAGACCCCTGAGACCCCGGCTGCAGCGACCACCAATCGCAAGCAGCCCTTCCCCGCCGGCTTCCTCGACTCGATCTCGACGGGCTGGGCCGAACGCCCCGGGTCGCGTCCCTCGGAGCGCGCCGAGGCACCTTACGCCGCCGCCCGCCGAGCGACCCTCTCCGCCGCTTTCCCGGGTACGCGCCTGGTCATCCCCGCCGGCTCGTTCAAGCAGCGGTCGAACGACACCGACTACCCGTTCCGCGCGCACTCGGCGTTCTCGCACCTCACCGGGTGGGGCGCGGATGCGGTCCCCGACTCCGTCCTCGTCTTCGACCCGGTCGACGGCGGCCACGAGGTCACGCTGCACCTCCGCGAGCGCGCGGACCGGACGACGACCGAGTTCTACGCGGATGCCGCGATCGGCGAGTTCTGGATCGGTCCCCGTCCCTCGCTCGATGAGGTGTCCGCCGAGCTCGGCATCCCGACAGCGCACGTCGATGCGTTCCAGGAGTCAGATCGCGACAGGACGGTCGAGGTCGACGACGAACTGACGCGCTTCGTGTCCGAGATGCGTCTCGTGAAGGATCGGTACGAGATCGCGCAGATGCGTCTCGCCGTCGAGGCGACGGGACGCGGGTTCGACGACATCGTCGCCGAACTCCCCCGCATCATCGACACGCCGCGCGGCGAGCGGGCGATCGAAGGGGTGTTCCACCTTCGCGCACGCACCGACGGCAACGGCGAGGGCTACGACACGATCGCCGCGTCGGGGCCGCACGCCTGCTACCTGCACTGGACGCGCAACGACGGCGCGGTCGTCCCGGGCGACCTCGTTCTGATCGACGCGGGCGTCGAGGTCGACAGTCTCTACACGGCCGACATCACGCGCACCCTTCCCGTGTCGGGTACGTTCTCCGCCGTCCAGCGGCGGATCTACGAGACGGTCCGCGAAGCGGCCGATGCGGCCTTCGCCGCCGCACGCCCGGGCGTGAAGTTCCGCACGATCCACGAAGCCGCGATGGAGGTCATCGCGGCGCGGACGGCCGAATGGGGCCTTCTCCCCGTGACCGCCGAGGAGGCGCTCGACGCGGACCGCGGCGGACAGCACCGTCGCTACATGGTCCACGGCACGAGCCACCACCTCGGCATCGACGTCCACGACTGCGCGCAGGCGCGTCGCGAGATGTACTACGACGGCGAACTGGAGCCCGGCATGGTCTTCACGATCGAGCCGGGGCTCTACTTCCAGATCGACGATCTGACGGTTCCCGAGGAGTACCGCGGCATCGGCGTCCGCATCGAGGACGACATCCTCATGACGGAGGACGGTCCGGTCAACCTGTCCGCCGACATCCCCCGCACCGCCGATGAGATCGAGGCCTGGATCGCACGCGCCCGCGCCTGA
- a CDS encoding gamma-glutamyltransferase family protein: protein MTMSGYTPPLAFTTRPQLTGTFGMAASTHATATAVAQAVLERGGNAFDAACAGGFVLHVVEPHLNGPGGDLVGLFQPADAETPTVLMGQGAAPAGATIEHFVGRGLDLVPGAGGLAAAIPAAVDAWLLLLRDHGTWSVADVVSYAIEYAEAGHPLLPSAAATIGRVADLFRDHWTSSADLWLPGGDVPAAGSLHRNPAYAGVLRRLAGAGDPADVRAARIDAARTEWRRLLADACAFLARPHRHSSGTDHAGVLAPADLVDPPARYEAPLSVGFRGRTVFKADAWSQGPALLEALRILEPLPDVQLDPSTADGAHTLIEVLKLVLADRDAYFGEGADAAPLLADSVVTARRAEIGARASSQWRPAEPPGMRPWRPPLRREGAAAAGTGEPTVARTGQTRGDTCHIDVVDRWGNIVSVTPSGGWLQSSPTVPSLGLCLGTRLQMCWLDEHSPAALRPGHRPRTTLSPTFVHDGDTRIALGTPGGDQQDQWQLPMLLRMFVGGYTAQQAIDAPTLHTAAMVDSFWPRTWDPTGVAAEDRLGDSVLDGLAERGHRVTRAGDWSLGRLSAVGVDRGTGILWGAAEPRGVQGYATGR from the coding sequence ATGACGATGTCGGGGTACACGCCGCCGCTCGCCTTCACGACGCGCCCTCAACTGACGGGGACGTTCGGGATGGCGGCATCCACCCATGCCACGGCGACCGCCGTCGCGCAGGCCGTCCTCGAGCGCGGCGGCAACGCGTTCGACGCGGCCTGCGCCGGCGGATTCGTGCTGCACGTCGTCGAACCGCACCTGAACGGCCCCGGCGGCGACCTCGTGGGGCTGTTCCAGCCGGCGGATGCCGAGACGCCGACGGTGCTCATGGGACAGGGCGCTGCACCCGCCGGAGCCACGATCGAGCATTTCGTCGGACGAGGTCTCGATCTCGTGCCGGGCGCCGGTGGGTTGGCCGCGGCGATCCCCGCCGCCGTCGACGCGTGGCTGCTCCTGCTCCGCGACCACGGCACGTGGTCGGTCGCCGACGTCGTGTCATACGCGATCGAGTACGCCGAAGCAGGGCATCCGCTCCTCCCGTCCGCCGCGGCGACGATCGGCCGCGTCGCCGACCTGTTCCGAGACCACTGGACGTCCTCGGCGGACCTGTGGTTGCCCGGTGGCGACGTCCCTGCGGCAGGCTCCCTGCACCGCAACCCCGCCTACGCCGGTGTCCTGCGCCGCCTCGCCGGCGCCGGCGACCCCGCCGATGTGCGCGCCGCGCGGATCGACGCGGCGCGCACGGAGTGGCGGCGGCTTCTCGCCGACGCCTGCGCGTTCCTCGCCCGTCCTCACCGGCATTCCAGCGGCACCGATCACGCGGGCGTCCTCGCCCCGGCCGATCTGGTCGACCCGCCGGCTCGGTACGAGGCTCCGCTGTCCGTGGGCTTCCGCGGCCGGACGGTCTTCAAAGCGGATGCCTGGTCGCAGGGCCCCGCTCTTCTCGAGGCCCTGCGCATCCTCGAGCCGCTCCCGGACGTGCAACTCGATCCTTCGACCGCCGACGGCGCACACACGCTCATCGAGGTTCTGAAGCTCGTCCTCGCCGACCGCGACGCCTACTTCGGAGAGGGTGCGGATGCCGCTCCCCTCCTCGCCGACTCCGTCGTCACGGCGCGGCGCGCCGAGATCGGAGCCCGCGCGTCGTCGCAGTGGCGTCCCGCGGAGCCTCCCGGTATGCGCCCCTGGCGGCCGCCGCTGCGCCGGGAGGGCGCGGCTGCGGCCGGCACCGGCGAGCCCACCGTCGCGCGGACGGGCCAGACCCGTGGGGACACGTGCCACATCGACGTCGTCGACCGATGGGGCAACATCGTCTCGGTCACTCCGTCAGGAGGCTGGCTGCAGTCCTCCCCCACGGTCCCGTCGCTCGGGCTCTGTCTCGGTACACGTCTGCAGATGTGCTGGCTCGACGAGCACTCGCCGGCGGCCCTTCGCCCCGGGCACCGTCCGCGGACCACGCTGTCGCCGACGTTCGTCCACGACGGTGACACGAGGATCGCCCTGGGGACCCCCGGCGGGGACCAGCAGGATCAGTGGCAGCTGCCGATGCTGCTGCGCATGTTCGTCGGCGGGTACACGGCGCAGCAGGCGATCGATGCTCCCACGCTGCACACGGCGGCGATGGTGGATTCGTTCTGGCCGCGGACGTGGGATCCGACCGGGGTCGCCGCCGAGGACCGTCTGGGCGACAGCGTCCTCGACGGGCTGGCAGAGCGCGGTCACCGCGTCACGCGCGCCGGGGACTGGTCTCTCGGCCGACTATCGGCGGTCGGCGTCGATCGGGGCACCGGCATCCTGTGGGGCGCGGCCGAGCCGCGCGGCG